The following are encoded in a window of Streptomyces sp. Go-475 genomic DNA:
- a CDS encoding nucleotide sugar dehydrogenase — protein MNSVAVIGLGYTGLPLAREACRAGLRVTGIDENPSVTAALNAGRSHVPDVTDADLAAMLDAGFRACADGSPLGEASVAVICVPTPLDATGGPDLSHVRRAASGVGDRLKPGTLVILESTSFPGTTDDVVRTIVERASGLSAGTDFALAFSPERIDPGNGTFGVRNTPRVVGGYTPRCTTAAADFFRRLCDRVVEAGSAREAELAKLLENTYRSVNIALVNELAIAARAWGVDVWDALDCARTKPFGFQEFRPGPGVGGHCIPVDPVYLSHWARAAGTPLRLVELSQEVNAGMPAHVVRRAEHLLRQHGRALRDARVLLIGVTYKRNCADLRVTPAAAIARLLRQHGARVAYHDPLVDAWAPDGEPVDRAADALAAAADAALTILLQDHDTVPLERLPDHAPLLLDTRGRLRGTGAHQL, from the coding sequence ATGAACAGCGTTGCCGTCATCGGACTCGGCTACACCGGTCTCCCGCTGGCCCGGGAGGCGTGCCGCGCCGGCCTGCGGGTCACGGGGATCGACGAGAACCCGTCCGTCACCGCGGCCCTGAACGCGGGCCGCTCGCACGTCCCCGATGTCACCGACGCCGACCTGGCCGCCATGCTGGACGCCGGTTTCCGGGCCTGCGCCGACGGGAGCCCCCTCGGGGAGGCCTCGGTGGCCGTGATCTGCGTCCCGACCCCCCTGGACGCCACGGGCGGCCCCGACCTCTCCCACGTGCGACGCGCCGCCTCAGGTGTCGGGGACCGACTCAAGCCCGGCACCCTCGTGATCCTGGAGTCCACGTCCTTCCCCGGCACCACGGACGACGTCGTCCGGACGATCGTGGAGCGGGCCTCCGGGCTCAGCGCCGGCACGGACTTCGCCCTCGCCTTCTCACCGGAGCGCATCGACCCGGGCAACGGCACCTTCGGCGTGCGCAACACCCCGCGCGTCGTGGGCGGATACACCCCCCGGTGCACGACGGCCGCGGCCGACTTCTTCCGGCGGCTGTGCGACCGGGTCGTGGAGGCGGGCTCCGCACGGGAGGCCGAACTGGCGAAACTCCTCGAGAACACCTACCGGAGCGTGAACATCGCCCTGGTCAACGAACTCGCCATCGCCGCCCGGGCGTGGGGAGTCGACGTGTGGGACGCCCTCGACTGCGCCCGCACGAAACCCTTCGGCTTCCAGGAGTTCCGGCCCGGACCGGGGGTCGGCGGACACTGCATTCCGGTCGACCCCGTCTACCTCTCGCACTGGGCGCGCGCCGCCGGCACCCCGCTGCGCCTGGTCGAACTCTCGCAGGAGGTCAACGCCGGGATGCCGGCACACGTCGTGCGGCGCGCCGAGCACCTGCTGCGGCAGCACGGCAGGGCCCTGCGGGATGCCCGGGTGCTGCTGATCGGCGTGACCTACAAACGCAACTGCGCGGACCTGCGGGTCACCCCGGCCGCCGCGATCGCCCGGCTCCTGCGGCAGCACGGCGCCCGAGTCGCCTACCACGACCCGCTCGTCGACGCCTGGGCGCCGGACGGCGAACCCGTGGACCGCGCCGCCGACGCACTGGCCGCCGCCGCGGACGCGGCCCTCACGATCCTGCTGCAGGACCACGACACCGTCCCCCTGGAACGACTGCCCGACCACGCCCCCCTGCTGCTCGACACCCGGGGCCGGCTGCGGGGCACCGGCGCCCATCAGCT